Proteins encoded within one genomic window of Sphingomonas cannabina:
- a CDS encoding efflux RND transporter permease subunit yields MSFRNISAWSIRNPVPPIVLFLFLTIAGLVSFWRMDVNNDPDIDFPIVWISISQPGAAPSELETQITQQVESAVRSLQGIDEINSTVTEGQSQTIVQLDIGMPVDRAVEDVRSAIQQIRGNLPDGILEPQIGRVDTSSDNDVASFTALAPDMTVEQLSWYIDNTVRKELLSISGMSAVNRNGGVDREIRVILHPDKLQSYGLTASQVNQQLRQVNLDAAGGKAEISGFEQAVRVLGNAKDAYTLGQTQIAVGGGRTIRLSDIADVKDLYAEQKSFARFNGNQVISFDIQRAKGASDVTVFHAAEKKLKELEKTNPKVHFELLFNQSKYAEEQFHTAMEAMVEGAVLAVLVVLLFLRDWRATIISALAIPLSAIPSFWFMDLMGFTLNQMTLLALSLVAGVLVDDAIVEIENIVRHMRMGKSAYQASIDAADEIGIAVLATTMSIVAVFLPVGLMPGISGQFFKNFGLTVVASVLMSLAVARMVTPMVAAYFLKAHGHAEHAGGPVMGGYLKLLSWTLRHRWSAVVAGMIALGLTIWLAFSGVIPMTFQPEQDQDDVTATIEMVPGTSLEQTQAVVTRVANLLRREPAVESVYERAFVGNGRVIAMLKKKRDEKSTQFERRLAPELLKIPDARVGFRSQFGWGSSGRDLTITLGGEDPKLLTQTALTLVNQMSGMKQVVAPRIAGDLNRPEIVIRPRLDLAADLGVTTAALSNAIRIATLGDIDQNSAKFSLSDRQIPIRVALQESARARLSTIKNLPVATENGGSVPLGVVADIGFGAGPTKIERLNLQRRLIVGADLAQNPATGKPYVSGDVMKQIHALPIMKNLPVGVGELTVGQAKWQAEMITNFLIALASGVFLVFAVLVLLYRSFMSPLVNMGSLLLAPLGGLIALAIVGEPLSMPVLIGVLMLFGIVAKNSILLIDFALEEMNKGVDMFTALVDAGHKRAQPIVMTTVAMVAGMVPTALSLSGDSSWRAPMGTTVIGGLILSTVLTLVIVPASFSLAVGIERWIGPKLGRRLLTYRPGDDGKPVIEHQPGGRIGHKPGDGEIQPAE; encoded by the coding sequence ATGAGCTTCCGGAACATCTCGGCCTGGTCGATCCGGAACCCTGTTCCGCCGATCGTCCTCTTCCTGTTCCTCACCATCGCCGGGCTGGTCAGCTTCTGGCGGATGGACGTCAACAACGATCCGGACATCGATTTCCCGATCGTGTGGATCTCGATCTCGCAGCCGGGTGCGGCGCCGAGCGAGCTCGAGACGCAGATCACGCAGCAGGTCGAATCGGCGGTGCGCAGCCTTCAGGGCATCGACGAGATCAACTCGACGGTGACCGAGGGCCAGTCGCAGACGATCGTCCAGCTCGACATCGGCATGCCGGTCGACCGCGCGGTCGAGGACGTGCGCAGCGCCATCCAGCAGATCCGCGGCAACCTGCCCGACGGCATCCTGGAGCCGCAGATCGGCCGCGTCGACACGTCGAGCGACAATGACGTCGCCAGCTTCACCGCGCTCGCGCCCGACATGACGGTCGAGCAATTGAGCTGGTACATCGACAACACGGTGCGCAAGGAGCTGCTGTCGATCTCCGGCATGTCGGCGGTGAACCGCAACGGCGGCGTCGACCGCGAGATCCGGGTGATTCTCCACCCCGACAAGCTCCAGTCCTATGGCCTCACCGCCAGCCAGGTGAACCAGCAGCTTCGCCAGGTGAATCTCGACGCGGCGGGCGGCAAGGCGGAGATTTCCGGCTTCGAGCAGGCGGTGCGCGTGCTCGGCAACGCCAAGGATGCCTATACGCTCGGCCAGACCCAGATCGCGGTGGGCGGCGGGCGCACGATCCGCCTGTCCGACATCGCCGACGTCAAGGACCTCTACGCCGAGCAGAAGAGCTTTGCGCGCTTCAACGGCAACCAGGTGATCTCGTTCGACATCCAGCGCGCCAAGGGCGCGTCGGACGTCACCGTGTTCCACGCCGCCGAGAAGAAGCTGAAGGAGCTCGAGAAGACCAATCCCAAGGTCCATTTCGAGCTCCTGTTCAACCAGAGCAAATACGCCGAGGAGCAGTTCCACACCGCCATGGAGGCGATGGTGGAGGGCGCGGTGCTGGCGGTGCTGGTGGTGCTGCTGTTCCTGCGCGACTGGCGCGCGACGATCATCTCGGCGCTGGCGATCCCGCTGTCGGCGATCCCGAGCTTCTGGTTCATGGACCTGATGGGCTTCACGCTCAACCAGATGACCTTGCTCGCGCTCAGCCTGGTCGCGGGCGTGCTGGTCGACGACGCGATCGTCGAGATCGAGAACATCGTGCGCCACATGCGCATGGGCAAGTCGGCCTATCAGGCCTCGATCGACGCCGCCGACGAGATCGGCATCGCCGTGCTCGCCACCACCATGTCGATCGTCGCGGTGTTCCTGCCGGTCGGCCTGATGCCGGGCATCTCGGGCCAGTTCTTCAAGAATTTCGGCCTCACCGTCGTCGCGTCGGTGCTGATGAGCCTGGCGGTCGCGCGCATGGTGACGCCGATGGTCGCGGCCTATTTCCTCAAGGCGCACGGCCATGCCGAGCACGCCGGCGGACCGGTGATGGGCGGCTACCTCAAGCTGCTCAGCTGGACGCTGCGCCACCGCTGGTCGGCGGTGGTCGCGGGCATGATCGCGCTCGGGCTCACCATCTGGCTCGCCTTCTCGGGCGTGATCCCGATGACCTTCCAGCCCGAGCAGGACCAGGACGACGTCACCGCGACGATCGAGATGGTGCCGGGCACCTCGCTCGAGCAGACCCAGGCGGTGGTGACGCGCGTCGCCAACCTGCTGCGCCGCGAGCCGGCCGTGGAGAGCGTCTATGAGCGCGCCTTCGTCGGCAACGGCCGCGTGATCGCGATGCTCAAGAAGAAGCGCGACGAGAAGAGCACGCAGTTCGAGCGCCGGCTGGCGCCCGAGCTGCTCAAGATCCCCGATGCGCGCGTCGGCTTCCGCTCGCAGTTCGGCTGGGGATCGAGCGGTCGCGACCTCACCATCACGCTCGGCGGCGAGGATCCCAAGCTCTTGACCCAGACCGCGCTCACGCTGGTCAACCAGATGTCGGGCATGAAGCAGGTGGTGGCGCCGCGCATCGCCGGCGACCTCAACCGGCCGGAGATCGTGATCCGCCCGCGGCTCGACCTGGCGGCCGATCTCGGCGTGACCACGGCGGCGCTCAGCAACGCGATCCGCATCGCGACGCTCGGCGACATCGACCAGAACAGCGCGAAGTTCTCGCTGTCGGATCGCCAGATCCCGATCCGCGTGGCGTTGCAGGAAAGCGCGCGGGCGCGGCTGTCGACGATCAAGAACCTGCCGGTGGCGACCGAGAACGGCGGTTCGGTGCCGCTCGGCGTCGTCGCCGACATCGGCTTCGGCGCCGGCCCGACCAAGATCGAGCGTCTCAACCTGCAGCGCCGCCTGATCGTGGGCGCCGACCTCGCCCAGAACCCGGCGACCGGCAAGCCCTATGTCTCGGGCGACGTGATGAAGCAGATCCACGCGCTGCCGATCATGAAGAACCTGCCGGTGGGTGTCGGCGAGCTCACCGTCGGCCAGGCCAAGTGGCAGGCGGAGATGATCACCAACTTCCTGATCGCGCTGGCGTCGGGCGTGTTCCTGGTGTTCGCGGTGTTGGTGCTGCTCTACCGCAGCTTCATGTCGCCGCTGGTCAACATGGGCTCGCTGTTGCTGGCGCCGTTGGGCGGCCTGATCGCGCTGGCGATCGTCGGGGAGCCCTTGTCGATGCCGGTGCTGATCGGCGTGCTGATGCTGTTCGGCATCGTCGCCAAGAACTCGATCCTGCTGATCGACTTCGCGCTGGAGGAGATGAACAAGGGCGTCGACATGTTCACCGCGCTGGTCGACGCCGGGCACAAGCGCGCCCAGCCGATCGTGATGACCACGGTGGCAATGGTCGCCGGCATGGTGCCGACCGCGCTGTCGCTGTCCGGCGACTCGTCGTGGCGCGCGCCGATGGGCACGACGGTGATCGGCGGCCTGATCCTCTCGACCGTGCTGACGCTGGTGATCGTGCCGGCGAGCTTCAGCCTGGCAGTGGGGATCGAGCGCTGGATCGGGCCGAAGCTCGGCCGCCGCCTGCTCACCTATCGTCCGGGCGACGACGGCAAGCCGGTGATCGAGCATCAGCCGGGCGGACGCATCGGGCACAAGCCCGGCGACGGCGAGATTCAGCCGGCGGAATGA
- a CDS encoding DUF445 domain-containing protein, whose product MRLVATGLLVAMAGVYLAARYFQPVHPAMGFVRAFAEAAMVGGLADWFAVTALFRHPLGLPIPHTAIIPRNKDRIAGALAAFLRDNFLIPRVVARRMQRVDLAGAAGRWLANPSPSGEGKLRRGASRLAADVLESLDQERLGGMVRGALAGRLRALDVAPLLGQALAAAIADNRHVPLLDGIIRWAGRVVEANEPIVRDMVRQRAGAVLRWTGLDATLANAILDGLTKLVTEMAENPDHPLREKAEEGLAKLADDLQHDPAMQERVAAFKDELLDNPALADWWQGVWEQLRAAMLKAARDPDAVIAGRFGEALRQLGTTLQQDAKLAATINRFARRAAVGTAADYGDAIVRLVSDTIRGWDARTITGRLENAVGRDLQYIRINGTLVGGLVGVLIHTVDVAL is encoded by the coding sequence ATGCGGCTGGTCGCGACCGGGCTGTTGGTGGCGATGGCCGGCGTCTATCTCGCCGCGCGCTATTTCCAGCCGGTGCATCCGGCGATGGGTTTCGTCCGCGCCTTTGCCGAGGCGGCGATGGTCGGCGGCCTCGCCGACTGGTTCGCGGTGACGGCGCTGTTCCGCCATCCGCTCGGGCTGCCGATTCCGCACACGGCGATCATTCCCAGGAACAAGGATCGCATCGCCGGCGCGCTCGCCGCGTTCCTGCGCGACAATTTCCTGATCCCGCGCGTGGTGGCGCGGCGGATGCAGCGGGTCGACCTCGCCGGTGCGGCGGGGCGCTGGCTGGCCAATCCTTCGCCATCGGGAGAGGGCAAACTGCGGCGCGGTGCGAGCCGGCTCGCCGCCGACGTGCTCGAATCGCTCGACCAGGAGCGATTGGGCGGCATGGTACGCGGCGCGCTGGCGGGGCGGCTGCGCGCGCTCGACGTGGCGCCGCTGCTGGGACAGGCGCTTGCCGCGGCGATCGCCGACAACCGCCATGTGCCGCTGCTCGACGGCATCATCCGCTGGGCAGGGCGCGTGGTCGAGGCGAACGAGCCGATCGTCCGCGACATGGTGCGCCAGCGCGCCGGCGCGGTGCTGCGCTGGACCGGGCTCGACGCGACGCTGGCCAACGCGATCCTGGACGGCCTCACCAAGCTGGTCACCGAGATGGCCGAGAACCCGGACCATCCCCTGCGTGAAAAGGCGGAGGAGGGGCTGGCGAAGCTCGCCGACGATCTCCAGCACGATCCGGCGATGCAGGAGCGGGTGGCGGCGTTCAAGGACGAGCTGCTCGACAATCCCGCGCTCGCCGATTGGTGGCAGGGCGTGTGGGAGCAGCTGCGCGCGGCGATGCTCAAGGCCGCGCGCGATCCCGATGCGGTGATCGCCGGCCGCTTCGGCGAGGCGCTGCGCCAGCTCGGCACCACGCTGCAGCAGGACGCGAAGCTCGCCGCGACGATCAACCGCTTCGCCCGCCGCGCTGCGGTCGGCACGGCGGCCGACTATGGCGACGCAATCGTGCGGCTGGTGTCGGACACGATCCGCGGCTGGGACGCGCGTACCATCACCGGGCGGCTCGAGAATGCCGTCGGCCGCGACCTCCAGTATATCCGCATCAACGGCACGCTCGTCGGTGGTCTGGTGGGTGTGCTGATCCACACGGTGGATGTGGCGCTGTGA
- a CDS encoding ABC transporter permease — protein MSAPADFVEDAADGGTLRFSGNLSLACLGDVPERLNALTGEVKRIDLSGIDRIDTIGAWVIHRFARDRGASVDGLSADGKHLLDQVENADQPIAMPERPLPAFLRVIAQVGEAIITAAKTLVGLLGFMGATVLAFLTLIRHPSRFRFNATVQRFEVVGVTALGIIGLMSFLIGIVIAQQGAVQLRQFGAEVFTINLVGRITLRELGVLMTAIMVAGRSGSAFAAQIGTMKLTEEIDAMRTIGVSPMEALVVPRTLAAVLMMPLLGFYSSVIAIIGGGLLCWVSLDIPPVTFVQRIREVVPITDLYVGLVKAPVFGAIIAIAGCFQGMQVEGDAEQVGARTTAAVVQAIFLVIVLDAFFAVFFTWIGWI, from the coding sequence ATGAGCGCACCGGCCGACTTCGTCGAGGATGCCGCCGACGGCGGGACGCTGCGCTTTTCCGGCAATCTGTCGCTCGCGTGCCTCGGCGACGTGCCCGAACGGCTGAATGCGCTGACGGGCGAGGTGAAGCGGATCGACCTCTCCGGCATCGATCGCATCGACACGATCGGCGCCTGGGTGATCCATCGTTTCGCGCGCGATCGCGGCGCCAGCGTCGACGGGCTCTCCGCCGACGGGAAGCACCTGCTCGACCAGGTCGAGAACGCCGACCAGCCGATCGCGATGCCGGAGCGCCCGCTGCCGGCGTTCCTGCGCGTGATTGCGCAGGTCGGCGAAGCGATCATCACCGCGGCCAAGACGCTGGTCGGCCTGCTCGGCTTCATGGGCGCGACCGTGCTCGCGTTCCTGACGCTGATCCGCCATCCTTCGCGCTTCCGCTTCAACGCGACGGTGCAGCGGTTCGAGGTGGTCGGCGTCACCGCGCTCGGCATCATCGGGCTGATGAGCTTCCTGATCGGCATCGTCATCGCCCAGCAGGGCGCGGTGCAGCTGCGCCAGTTCGGCGCCGAGGTGTTCACGATCAACCTGGTCGGCCGCATCACGCTGCGCGAACTCGGCGTGCTGATGACCGCGATCATGGTCGCCGGCCGCTCGGGCTCGGCCTTCGCGGCGCAGATCGGCACGATGAAGCTGACCGAGGAGATCGACGCGATGCGCACGATCGGCGTGTCGCCGATGGAGGCGCTGGTGGTGCCGCGCACGCTGGCGGCGGTGCTGATGATGCCGCTGCTCGGCTTCTATTCCTCGGTGATCGCGATCATCGGCGGCGGCTTGTTGTGCTGGGTCAGCCTCGACATCCCACCCGTCACCTTCGTCCAGCGCATCCGCGAGGTGGTGCCGATCACCGACCTCTACGTCGGCCTGGTCAAGGCGCCGGTGTTCGGCGCGATCATCGCCATCGCCGGCTGCTTCCAGGGGATGCAGGTCGAGGGCGACGCCGAACAGGTCGGCGCCCGCACCACCGCCGCCGTGGTGCAGGCGATCTTCCTGGTGATCGTGCTCGACGCCTTCTTCGCCGTCTTCTTCACCTGGATCGGCTGG
- a CDS encoding HAD family hydrolase — MPHRIAIYDMDKTITRDPTWTRFLRFAVARSGRWRTVMWPAAGLATLAYGARLIDRAGLKQATQRWMLGRSLATAQAEALAEGFADQLLARGVLDGARRRIAEDRGAGYRLVMATASYAFYVGAIAKRLGFDDVIATGSERGPDDAILPRIAGENCYGPAKLRMIEAWLTAQGIARDDAHIRFYSDHVSDAPALEWADEPFAVNAHGPLRTLATQRGWPILDWR, encoded by the coding sequence ATGCCGCATCGCATCGCCATCTACGACATGGACAAGACGATCACGCGCGATCCCACCTGGACGCGTTTCCTGCGCTTCGCGGTGGCGCGCAGTGGGCGGTGGCGGACGGTGATGTGGCCGGCGGCGGGGCTGGCGACGCTCGCCTATGGCGCGCGGCTGATCGACCGCGCCGGCCTCAAGCAGGCGACGCAGCGCTGGATGCTGGGCCGGTCGCTGGCCACGGCGCAGGCGGAGGCGCTGGCGGAGGGTTTCGCCGACCAGTTGCTCGCGCGCGGCGTGCTCGATGGCGCGCGACGCCGGATCGCGGAGGATCGCGGTGCCGGCTACCGGCTGGTGATGGCGACCGCATCCTATGCCTTCTACGTCGGCGCGATCGCCAAGCGGCTGGGCTTCGACGACGTGATCGCGACCGGCAGCGAGCGCGGCCCTGACGACGCGATCCTGCCGCGCATCGCCGGCGAGAATTGCTACGGCCCCGCCAAGCTCCGGATGATCGAGGCGTGGCTGACGGCGCAGGGGATCGCGCGGGACGACGCCCATATCCGCTTCTACAGCGACCATGTCTCCGATGCGCCGGCATTGGAATGGGCCGACGAGCCATTCGCGGTGAATGCGCACGGTCCGCTCCGCACGTTGGCGACGCAGCGGGGCTGGCCGATTCTGGATTGGCGCTAG